DNA from Eucalyptus grandis isolate ANBG69807.140 chromosome 5, ASM1654582v1, whole genome shotgun sequence:
AGTTATTTctgtgtaaaaaaaaagaatgcgcATAAGCTAATTTCGTGAATATAAAACGGGGTGGGCGAAGTCGAATATATTATGCGAAAGATGGGTTGAGAAATCGTGTTTTTTCTCTCGTGAGAATAATGCAAAGCCCCGCAATATTTCGATGATATGATATTAAACTGGTTATTTGATTAATGTGTATGACAGAATTTGAGCTGGTGATGGCTTGGGGCTCACCATTGCAAGTTGAAATAAGAGCTGCATGGCGCGATGCAATGTATCTCCCGGGGAACAAATTGAAACATGGTACTATAAAATTGATAACTATAATTCGGTGTGCCTCTCAGATATCAATGGTTATCTGACTTGTTGTAAGATCAACTTGTCTGGTTATTATATTACTTATCTTGCTTCAGCCACTGGGACATCACTTGTATATAAAGACCTCCACATCCTTCCTATCATCATGATAACCACAGAGCAAACTACAAATTCCCAAGTTGTCACACGTAAGAGTCAGCACTCTTTCTTGGCCATGGAGATCAGCTACTACATTTCCTCTTGGCTCTTCACTCTCATTTTAGCCCTAGCACCTTTGTTCTTCCTTCTCATACTCAAGCAGAAATGTGCCAACACCAAGCACAAACTGCCCCCCGGCCAAATGGGCCTCCCGTGGCTTGGCGAGACCATGGATTTCTACAGAGCCCAGCAAGCCAACCGGTTGTTCGAGGATTTTGTCCGACCTCGAATGGCGAGGCATGGCAAGATCTTCAAAACGAGATTGATGGGGTCGCCGACGGTGATTGTGAGTGGAGCTGAAGCAAACAGGTTCTTCTTGTCCAATGAGTTCAAGCTGGTGATGAGCTCGTGGCCTTCTTCTTCGGTTCGGCTCATGGGCAAGAACTCCATTATGGAAAAGCACGGGGAGCAGCACCGCCACGTCCATGGACTGATCGCCTCTAGCCTCGGCAGCTCCTCAGCAGAGTCCTTAGTGCCGAAGTTGAGCAAATTAGTACAACGCCACCTAGATGCACATTGGAGTGGACAGGAGAGAATCAAGCTATACAACTTCACCAAGAATTTGACATTCCACATTGTGTTCGAATGTTTGTTAGGGATAGATGTGGAGCTGGGAATGAAGGAAATATTTGAGAGGATTTTGGAGGGAGTCTTCGCGCCACCAGTTACGGTCCCTGGAACTAGGTTTTCGAGAGCAATGAGAGCGAGGAAGGAGATAGAGAGAATGCTGGTGAGGAttgtgaggaagaagaaggaggagatggagaggaaaaactcgggaggaggcggaggcgggaGCGAGGAGGGCGGGGTGGTGCTGCTGCCACGGTATGTGGCAGCGATGCTGCGGGGCGAGATGAGTGAGGAAGAGGTGATCGATAACATCGTGTTGCTGGTGTTCGCAGCTTATGACACCACCTCTTTTGCCATTGCCATGACCTTTAGAATGTTGGCTCACCACCCAAATTGCTATCAGTTGCTACTAAAAGGTGAAAATCTGTTGTTAGGTTTTATGACTTCATTTTTCCTCGTGTCTTTGATCGGTTTATAGTATATGACATTCTTTAAGTGTGTATAGTCTTTATATAGGTGACGTTGCATAAAAAATATGGACTATgttattaaaattttctcttgggtatttatattttttgttaaattagtgAAGCTTTGTTCTTTTGCAGAACATATGGATGTCAAGAGCAGAAAAGGAGAAGGGGAGGATATCAGTGGTGAAGATATTAAGAAGATGAGTTATACTTGGAAGGTTGCTCGTGAGAGCATAAGATTGTTCCCTCCCATCTTCGGCTCTTTCCGGAAAGCCATCGTCGACATTGAGTATGAAGGATTCACCATCCCAAAAGGATGGAAGGTATGTAACTTTTAATCCAATCGCAACGTTTCAATCGataaattgaatttgatttacTCTCGTGAAATTAGAACTAATTAACTTTAAATGCATCTCCAAGACTAATTCATCTCTCGCAGCAACATGTCGTGGTGGATGAACTAGAAAAGAGCTGATGCCGTCGTGTCATAAAGCCTAGATCGAGTCTCAAAACCCTCAATACATCTCCATTTTCGATCAAAAGATAAATTAGTGTCGCCATATGCCAACGTCGAATGGTATACACCGAGTCCAACACCGGCCATATGTTTAATTTACTGAAGATTCAGTCGACCTAACTGCGAATGAAAATCTTTGTATGCCGCCCACGCTCATATGATTGGAgttgctttttaaaaatataatgtcCAGGGCACATGCACGCTtgcttattttaaattaaagtcGTCATGTACTCGTCACAAGCACGCATGGCGACGATGTTCATCTGCATCTTCCTTTAACTTCAGTTACTAAATGACGGTCGTAGCTGTATTAAAATAAGTTACTCTTTTAAATTGTCAACTTCCCCTATCTTACATAAAAAAGAATAGCCGACTTTA
Protein-coding regions in this window:
- the LOC104446098 gene encoding taxadiene 5-alpha hydroxylase; this encodes MARCNVSPGEQIETWYYKIDNYNSVCLSDINGYLTCCKINLSGYYITYLASATGTSLVYKDLHILPIIMITTEQTTNSQVVTRKSQHSFLAMEISYYISSWLFTLILALAPLFFLLILKQKCANTKHKLPPGQMGLPWLGETMDFYRAQQANRLFEDFVRPRMARHGKIFKTRLMGSPTVIVSGAEANRFFLSNEFKLVMSSWPSSSVRLMGKNSIMEKHGEQHRHVHGLIASSLGSSSAESLVPKLSKLVQRHLDAHWSGQERIKLYNFTKNLTFHIVFECLLGIDVELGMKEIFERILEGVFAPPVTVPGTRFSRAMRARKEIERMLVRIVRKKKEEMERKNSGGGGGGSEEGGVVLLPRYVAAMLRGEMSEEEVIDNIVLLVFAAYDTTSFAIAMTFRMLAHHPNCYQLLLKEHMDVKSRKGEGEDISGEDIKKMSYTWKVARESIRLFPPIFGSFRKAIVDIEYEGFTIPKGWKVLWTTYGTHYDPEHFQDPMSFNPDRFEEAMPPYVYVPFGGGPRVCAGSQLARMNILVLVHHVVTRYDWSLIHPDEPITVDPLPFPVHGMPMRISPK